CAATTTGACGCAGTTCTTTGGTGGCTTCGCTAGACGCCTTGTTCACACCCTTTAAGGCCTGTTGTAAGGGCTGAGTATCCCCACCAATTTCAATCGTAATTCCCTTAATCGTTCCTGCCATAGTCCCTCCTTTCTAAAATCAGAAATTATCAAAATCTGCTTGAGTAGCTCTACGCTCAGTTCCTTCTTCTCTCGTTCGTAACTCCACATAGTCTGTCTGGTAATCTAGCGCCATTCCAATCGAGATATGTTTTAAATCATCAATAGAAAGTCCAGTCTCCTTACAACAAGAAAAATAACTCTCTACTGTGAAGACTTCCTCGCTCGCTGCTTCTGTTTCATCTGCTTTTTTCGAGTCATCATCCCTTGGTTCAACATCTCCATCAAAACTGGTGCTACCTCTTGTACTGGAAATTCCTCCATCTCCAGAAAGAAATCCATAAACGGTTTAATGCGAGGATTGGCAGACTTGGCAAAGACCCAAAATAATCTATGAAAAAAGGTCATGTCAAAATCAGACAAAATAGAAACATCAATATGATGTGCCTGTAAATCTTCTCCTTCTTCCAACTGGTCAAGTTTTGCGAGGATTGCTTGACTATTGACCATCGAGAATAAATCTTGGAAATAGTCCTTGCCAAACTGTTCTTTGTAGGCGATTGGTGTATAGGCATTGGTGGCGAGTTCGTAATTTTTTTCATCAATTGTGATACTTGTTCTCATCTTCTTCTCCCTTATTTATGAGGTTCAAAGACAGTCTTGAACCAATTTTGACGGACTTCATCACTGGTCTCTTCAGTTGTTCTACGACGCACCACCTTGTCCAGTGGGCGTGGACTGGCCGTAAAACTTAGCTCCACCTCATTGATATCAGAACCTGACTTGGTTTTTGAGCCAAGTGCAGGGCGTGAAGCATAACAGTAATACAAAACATGTAAGGTTTCTTTCTTGTCTCCTTCAAATCGGAACATCAACGCAAAGTTCTTCTTCTCGGCATTTGCGACTTCTGAGATGGTGTTGGTTGTCGCATCCAACTGTTCTCCAAGCACTCGAGTCAGAAACTCTTGCGAGAGTAAAGCTACCTTGAGTGTGCCCTCATAGCCATCGTTTGATTCTGCGGTATAAAAGTTGA
The window above is part of the Streptococcus himalayensis genome. Proteins encoded here:
- a CDS encoding major tail protein, with product MAEKNKVTFGLQDVHWAEVTNEGADGALTYGTVERLRGAAELTLEPTGDKSSYKADNINFYTAESNDGYEGTLKVALLSQEFLTRVLGEQLDATTNTISEVANAEKKNFALMFRFEGDKKETLHVLYYCYASRPALGSKTKSGSDINEVELSFTASPRPLDKVVRRRTTEETSDEVRQNWFKTVFEPHK